TTTTGTATTAATAGGTGAAGACTCAACAGTTAAAATATTTCAATTTCTTGATAAATCTTATGTTGAGCAAATTTCAACTGCTATTACACAAATACAATCTATAAATAAAGAGGTCTCTTTAGCGATTTTAGAGGAGTTTCACTTATATACTAGAACAAAAGGTTTTATTAGTTCTGGTGGATATGATTTTGCAAAAGAGATTTTATATAAATCTATTGGGCAAGATGCGGCTGAAGAAGTTTTAGAAAAACTTTCAAGAATGAAGCTAGCAAATCAAGCTTTTTCTTATCTTGATGGTGTAAATCCAAAACAGTTAAGTGATTTTATCAAAGATGAATCACCTCATACAATTGCTGTTATTTTAGCACATATGGATCCTTCTAAATCAGCAGATGTTTTAATGGAACTTGATGAGGAGATTCGTGTAAAAGTAAGTATTCAAATAGCAACTATTAAAGATGTTTCTCCTGATGTTGTACGAACTATTTCAGCTGTTTTAGAGAAAAAGTTAGAGTCTTTATTATCATCAATCGTAGATGTTGGTGGTGTTAAAGTTGTTGCAGATATGTTAAATAAAATGGGACCAAAAGCTGTTGATATTCTTAAAAATATAAATGGTATTGATACTTC
Above is a genomic segment from Aliarcobacter cryaerophilus containing:
- the fliG gene encoding flagellar motor switch protein FliG, which gives rise to MAVDIYSDIDILKGMSMLEKIARFFVLIGEDSTVKIFQFLDKSYVEQISTAITQIQSINKEVSLAILEEFHLYTRTKGFISSGGYDFAKEILYKSIGQDAAEEVLEKLSRMKLANQAFSYLDGVNPKQLSDFIKDESPHTIAVILAHMDPSKSADVLMELDEEIRVKVSIQIATIKDVSPDVVRTISAVLEKKLESLLSSIVDVGGVKVVADMLNKMGPKAVDILKNINGIDTSLATRIKDNMFVFEDLLNLDSEYIMKIIQSVESADVVVAMKNTTQEQIEKVTGAMSQRVKDRFYEESEMLTKVKIKDIEAAQRRMLAVAQKMMDDGVIEREST